The DNA region CGCTCGGTTATCAATTTGCGCTTGATGATTTCACCCTTGCTCCAGAATGGGATGCTTTTTTACCCTTTATTTCGATACTGAAATTCGACGTCAGAAATTATACCTTAGCGCAAATTAAAGCGTATCTGAAAGAGCATAAACATCTGACCAGGCATATTAAATATCTCGCTGAAAAAATTGAGACTAAAGAGGAATTCAACCAGTACAGGGAAGAGGGATTCTCGCTGTTTCAGGGCTATTTTTTCTGCCGTCCAGAGGTCATTAAATATAAACGGCTATCGCAAAATCAGCTGGCGATTTTTCGGCTGCAAATGGAGGTCGGACGCAATAAGCCTGATTTCCGGATCGTCGAGTCGTTGATTAAAAGCGATCTTACGCTGTCATATAAAATCATGCGCTACATGAAACACACCGCTTTTAAACATATCGGTGCCTGCAATTTCAGCAAGTTAACCCTGAGTGAAGTGCTCCGATACCTCGGGGAAAATCAGCTGAGACGCTTTGTTGCCGTCGTGGTTCTCGCCAGCGCGGGCAACGACACCGTGAGCGAGCTTTACCCGTTGAGTATGATGCGCGGCAAGTTCTGCGAGCTGATCGCACAGACCATGAAAGAACCGGCGCTGGCTGAAAATGCCTTTATGTGCGGCCTGTTTTCACTGCTCGATACCCTTCTCGAGCTGCCGATGGCCGAGTTGATGAAGCAAATTGCGGTGCCGCAGAGCGTGAGCAACGCGCTGTGCCATCAGGAGGGGCGGCTAGCCGATTTGGTGAGCCTGTGCCGATACTATGAACAGCAGCAGTGGGACGACGCGACCCGGGTTCGTCAGGCGCTGGGCCTGTCGGATGAAGAGGTGGTTGAGGCGATGAGAAAGGCGACCATCTGGGCAGGGGAGAATGCGGTCAGCTGATCCTTCCCCACGCCGCGCGGGCGGCGTGGGGAAGAACGCGATACCGTTTATCGGCCCGCTTTTAATTTCTGGTAATACTCTTCGTAGAGGCGGCTGGCTTCACCGACATCGTTCTGCCATTCCCCTTTGCTGATGGTTTCGGCATCCGGGTAGAGCGTTTTATCGTTGGCTACTTCAGGCTTCAGCAGCTTGCGTGCGGCGAGGTTTGGCGTCGGGTAGCCAATCGTCTCGGCAACCTGTTTCGCCACGTCAGGGCGCAGCAGGAAGTTGATCAGCTTCAGGGCGCCATCCACGTTTTTCGCGTTGGCCGGAATCGACAGGCTATCCATCCAGAAGATCCCACCTTCCTTCGGCCAGACCACCTCAAGCGGCGTACCGGCCTGGCGGGCAACATACGCCGAGCCATTCCACACCATCCCCAGATTCACTTCGCCTTCCATGTACGGGTTTGCCGGGTTGTCCGAGTTGAAGGCCGCCACGTTAGGCATCAGCTTCTTCAGCTCGTTATACGCCGCTTCGATCTCTTTAGGATCCGTCGTGTTGCCCGAGTAGCCCAGCTTGCGCAGCGCCACCTGGAATACTTCACGCGCGTCGTCGGTCAACAGCAGGCTACTTTTATATTCGGGTTTCCACAGGTCGGCCCAGCCTGTCACCGATTTCGGATCGACAGCATCGCTATTGACGCCAATCGCGGTCGCACCCCAGATATACGGGATGGAGTAGTCGTTATTCGGGTCGAACGGCTTGTTGAGCATCTCCGGATCGAGGTTTGAAAAATTGCTCAGCTTCGTTTTGTCGATCTTCTGGATCATGCCCTCTTTGCGCATTTTGTCGACAAAGTAGGTAGAGGGAACGACCAGATCGTACGCGCCGTCCTTGTAGGTTTTTAGCTTGGCGTACATGGTTTCATTCGACTCGTAGGTCGAGTAGATCACCTTGATGCCCGTCTCCCTGGTGAACTGTTCCAGCAGGCCCGGCGGCACGTATTCGGTCCAGTTGTAGAAGTAGAGCGTTTTACCGTCATCAGCGTGCGCGGCACCCATGCCGAGCACCAGCGCCGCAGCGGCGAGCATTTTTTTCATTTCATTGTCCCCTGAGATTTTGTTTTATCACGAGCAATAACCTGGCTGGCGATCACCAGAACCAGCGACAGCATCAGCAGAATGGTCGCCAGCGCGTTCACCTCGGGTGAAACGCCGACTTTCACCATCGAATAGATTTTCAACGGCAGAATTTCATAACTCGGTCCGGTGACGAAGGAGGACACGACCACGTCGTCCATCGACAGGGTGAAGCTCAGCAGCCATCCGGCCGCCACGGCGGGCATCGCCAGCGGCAGGATGATTTTGCGCAGGATGGTCATCTCGCTGGCGCCCAGATCCTTCGCCGCCTCCAGCATGCGCACGTCGAACCCTTTCAGGCGCGCAAAGACGGTCACCACCACAAACGGCAGGCAGAAGGTGATATGGGAAAACAGCAGCGACCAGAAGCCCAGCTGAACGCCCAGCAGCATAAACAGCACCAGCAGCGAAATCGCCATCACGATGTCCGGTGACATCATCACCACAAACAGCATGCCGCTGACGAACGGTTTGCCGCGAAAGCGATAGCGGTACAGCGCTACGGCGGTGAGCGAGCCAATCAGCGTGGCGAAGGTGGCGGAGAAGATCGCCATCGTCAGCGAGTGCTGCGCCGCCTGCAGCAGGCTGTCATTGTTCATCAGCAGGCTGTACCAGTCGGTGGTAAAGCCCTGCCAGCTGATCCCGAACCGCGAGCTGTTAAACGAGTTCACGATCAAAATGATAATCGGAATATACAGATAGGCGTAAATGGCGGTCATAAAACCGCCGCGAAGCAGTCGACCGATCATTCGAGTTCCACCTTTTTGTTCAGCAAGCGTGAGGCGCGCCAGTAGACCAGCAGCATCATCCCCATGACCACCGTCAGCGTAATGCTGGTCGCGGACCCGAACGGCCAGTCGCGGATGTTGAGGAACTGACTCTTGATCACGTTACCGATCAGCAGGTTTTTCGCCCCACCCATCAGGTCAGAAACGTAGAACAGTCCCATCGCCGGGAGCATCACCAGCAGACAGCCCGCGATAATGCCCGGCATCGTCAGCGGAATAATGATGCGGATAAACGTCTGCAGCCTGCTGGCGCCCAGATCTTTTGCCGCTTCCAGCAGCGGTTTATCCAGCTTCTCAATGCTGGAGTAGAGCGGCATCACCATAAACGGCAGCAGGATATAGACCAGACCCACAATCACCGCGCTCGGGGTGAACATGATGCGGATCGGCGTATCAATTACCCCCAGCCACAGCAGAAACGCGTTGAGATAGCCCTTGGTGCTGAGGAAGATCTTCAGGCCATAAATACGGATGAGCGAGTTCGTCCAGAAGGGAACAATCAGTAAAAAGAGCAGCAGCGGCCGCACCTTTTGCGGCAGGCCCGCGAGGAACCAGGCGAAAGGGTAGCCGAGCACCAGGCAGGCAAGTGTGGCAATCAGCGCCATATTGAGCGAGTGCAGCAGCACGTCGAAATAGAGCGGATCGAGCAGGCGCGCGTAGTTGTCCAGCGTAAAGACCAGCGAAACGAAGTTTGCATCGTCGCGGGTCAGAAAGCTGGTGGCGATAATCATCAGGTTGGGTAAAAAGACGAACAGCACAAGCCAACCGACGATCGTGGCAATCACCACATTCTGGAACTTACTTGTGTTCTTCATCAGCCAGCACAACCTCCCAGCTTTCTACCCAGTTGATAACCATTTTCTGGTCGAGAGAGTGGTCGAAGTCCGGGTCGTCTTCGTTAAAGAATTCGCTGACCATCACCGTTTTGCCGTTCTCCAGCTCGACGACAGACTCCAGCGTCATCCCTTTATAGTTCCGCTCGCGGATATAGCCGATTAACCCTTCGGCCTCGGTACTGCCGTGGATTTCATCAACCCGCAGGTCTTCCGGACGCAGCAGAACGTTGAGCTTTTGCCCCTTTTCGACGGGGAAATTCACGGTGATATTGCACTCGCGTCCTTCGACGCTGGCGCGCACGCGCTGGTCGTCCAGACGTTCGAGCACCGTGGCGTCGAAGATATTGATCTCGCCAATGAAGCTGGCGACAAACAGGTTTTTTGGCTCTTCGTAGATTTCACGCGGCGTGCCGTCCTGCTCGATTTTGCCGTCGCGCATCACCACGATGCGGTCGGACATGGTCAGGGCTTCTTCCTGATCGTGGGTGACGAAGACAAAGGTAATGCCAAGCTTGCGCTGCAGGGCTTTGAGCTCGTTCTGCATCTGCTTGCGCAGCTTATAGTCGAGCGCGGAGAGGGATTCATCCAGCAGGAGCAGACGCGGCTTGTTGACCACGGCGCGGGCGATGGCCACGCGCTGCTGCTGGCCGCCGGAAAGCTGGTGGGGTTTTCGCTGGGCAAACGTCTCAAGCTGCACCATGCGCAGGGCTTCGGTAACGCGCGGCTCGATCTCGCTCGCCGGGGTTTTTTGCATCCGCAGGCCAAACGCCACGTTTTCAAACACGGTCATGTGCGGGAAGAGGGCATAGCTCTGAAAGACGGTATTGACGTGGCGATCTTCGGCAGGAACCTGGGTAATGTCCTGATTCTCAAGATGGATGTGGCCATTATCGACGCTTTCCAGCCCGGCGATAAGGCGCAGTACGGTTGTTTTGCCGCAGCCGGAGGGGCCAAGCAGCGTCAGAAACTCACCGTCATTGATGGTGAGAGTGAGGTCAGAAATAACGTCTTTACCATCAAAACGTTTACGAATTCGTTCCAGTTGCACCAGCGGCGAACGTGAACGGGATTGTGTATTCAATTTTTGCGCTGTCCCATATAGACGCCTCAGGCAGCAGACTGAAGCGGGGTTTGTGTGTAACCACCTTGGTGACTCGTAATGAGGGCGGACATTCTACGGCAATCCCCCGGAATCGCCAATCCTTGTCACTGATTCATAAGCTACATTTATTAACGCATAACG from Enterobacter chengduensis includes:
- a CDS encoding EAL and HDOD domain-containing protein, which encodes MYGFIARQPIFNPEMKTVAYELLFRDGMTNRFPDVSAEYATSRMISDQFLCVPSQRIAGTHTSFINFPSRMVIDRSGEALDKESVVIEILEDAVPGAELLQAVREMNALGYQFALDDFTLAPEWDAFLPFISILKFDVRNYTLAQIKAYLKEHKHLTRHIKYLAEKIETKEEFNQYREEGFSLFQGYFFCRPEVIKYKRLSQNQLAIFRLQMEVGRNKPDFRIVESLIKSDLTLSYKIMRYMKHTAFKHIGACNFSKLTLSEVLRYLGENQLRRFVAVVVLASAGNDTVSELYPLSMMRGKFCELIAQTMKEPALAENAFMCGLFSLLDTLLELPMAELMKQIAVPQSVSNALCHQEGRLADLVSLCRYYEQQQWDDATRVRQALGLSDEEVVEAMRKATIWAGENAVS
- the potA gene encoding spermidine/putrescine ABC transporter ATP-binding protein PotA; its protein translation is MRRLYGTAQKLNTQSRSRSPLVQLERIRKRFDGKDVISDLTLTINDGEFLTLLGPSGCGKTTVLRLIAGLESVDNGHIHLENQDITQVPAEDRHVNTVFQSYALFPHMTVFENVAFGLRMQKTPASEIEPRVTEALRMVQLETFAQRKPHQLSGGQQQRVAIARAVVNKPRLLLLDESLSALDYKLRKQMQNELKALQRKLGITFVFVTHDQEEALTMSDRIVVMRDGKIEQDGTPREIYEEPKNLFVASFIGEINIFDATVLERLDDQRVRASVEGRECNITVNFPVEKGQKLNVLLRPEDLRVDEIHGSTEAEGLIGYIRERNYKGMTLESVVELENGKTVMVSEFFNEDDPDFDHSLDQKMVINWVESWEVVLADEEHK
- the potD gene encoding spermidine/putrescine ABC transporter substrate-binding protein PotD; translated protein: MKKMLAAAALVLGMGAAHADDGKTLYFYNWTEYVPPGLLEQFTRETGIKVIYSTYESNETMYAKLKTYKDGAYDLVVPSTYFVDKMRKEGMIQKIDKTKLSNFSNLDPEMLNKPFDPNNDYSIPYIWGATAIGVNSDAVDPKSVTGWADLWKPEYKSSLLLTDDAREVFQVALRKLGYSGNTTDPKEIEAAYNELKKLMPNVAAFNSDNPANPYMEGEVNLGMVWNGSAYVARQAGTPLEVVWPKEGGIFWMDSLSIPANAKNVDGALKLINFLLRPDVAKQVAETIGYPTPNLAARKLLKPEVANDKTLYPDAETISKGEWQNDVGEASRLYEEYYQKLKAGR
- the potB gene encoding spermidine/putrescine ABC transporter permease PotB is translated as MKNTSKFQNVVIATIVGWLVLFVFLPNLMIIATSFLTRDDANFVSLVFTLDNYARLLDPLYFDVLLHSLNMALIATLACLVLGYPFAWFLAGLPQKVRPLLLFLLIVPFWTNSLIRIYGLKIFLSTKGYLNAFLLWLGVIDTPIRIMFTPSAVIVGLVYILLPFMVMPLYSSIEKLDKPLLEAAKDLGASRLQTFIRIIIPLTMPGIIAGCLLVMLPAMGLFYVSDLMGGAKNLLIGNVIKSQFLNIRDWPFGSATSITLTVVMGMMLLVYWRASRLLNKKVELE
- the potC gene encoding spermidine/putrescine ABC transporter permease PotC, with protein sequence MIGRLLRGGFMTAIYAYLYIPIIILIVNSFNSSRFGISWQGFTTDWYSLLMNNDSLLQAAQHSLTMAIFSATFATLIGSLTAVALYRYRFRGKPFVSGMLFVVMMSPDIVMAISLLVLFMLLGVQLGFWSLLFSHITFCLPFVVVTVFARLKGFDVRMLEAAKDLGASEMTILRKIILPLAMPAVAAGWLLSFTLSMDDVVVSSFVTGPSYEILPLKIYSMVKVGVSPEVNALATILLMLSLVLVIASQVIARDKTKSQGTMK